In the genome of Mauremys reevesii isolate NIE-2019 linkage group 6, ASM1616193v1, whole genome shotgun sequence, the window tgctgctgctgccttcaggtGTTAAGTTCTCTGGAAGCTGCAGAGGAACCCCTGGCAGTGGAACCACTTAGCGCTGCAGGTACTGGAGTCGGATTCTAGAAAATCAGTTTCCATTGCAACACCGAGAGCCGCCCCGAGATTCtggggtggagaatgcagaactGAGCCTGCTGCCGGACGCTCTGTTCCATTCAGTGCCTGTTTACAATGTCTAAAATGTAAAGTAAGGTGGGACGACATGCCGCGCTACCCAGGAGACACCCCCCAAACTGGAGCCACGGGGGAAAAAGCCACCAACTGCGCTCTGCGCTCGAGACCATTATTTTTTATACAGACAGAGCGGGTGGGCGGGCTGTGGACCCACCTCCCCCAGCATTATCCCCTGATGGACTGGAATGTCCTAGAGTGAGCAAACAGGGCAGCTGACCCAAACTCGGCTGAGTCTTGCACATGATCCTGCCTTGAGGTGTGTGGCCAGACTGCTGAATGACTCACGTTGCTTTTCTGCAGAAGATATTTTATTGGGTTCATAGGTTATACAGTGAACGTTTGTTGGGCACTTTCCCGTCAGCGGTACATGAGTATAAGAGTCTGTCTCATGGAGCTACCGTCTTCACACCGCCGGTGCTGCCCTGAACTGCTGGGTTAGACAGAACACTGCTGCCGTGAGGGCCGTGCCCTGGCGTGCTAGCAGCGTGGCACTGAGATCGGGACAGCCCTTCCCCCCGGTCTGGAGAGCAGCGCGGACAAACTGATGGTAGGTGCAAACCACGTCCTTCAGGTTGACGGTGAGCTCCTTGTGGCGTCTCCCACACAGCCCACAGGCCGTGAACCGGAAACACAGCGCTGTCAGCTGCATGAGGTCCTGGAAGGTCTCCTGCAATGCCCCTGGCAGCGCTTCAGAAGGACTGTCTGGTTGTAGGACCTTCTGGCAGCTGGCCATCAGCTTGCGGGACTCCGCGCAGAGCACCTGCTTGTGTTCAGAGTAGTGTTCTGCGCACGTGTCTCGAGGGTGTTTCGTTCGGTTTCCTGAGAACTGCCTCACAATGGCCTGGAGCTCTGCCACATTTGCCAGGAACGGAGAGAAGTCAGCCGATgacttccctgctctctctcgcAACTGACCCAGCGCTTCCGGGTGAGATTCTGGCCATGGGCCGTTTTCACTCACACTAGGCTCAGCGGCCACACAGTTACGCTCATCCATggtcctggcagggggctggtctAGAAACGACAAGCTCCCAGCAGCCGGTGGGGTTGTTAAAGGCCTGGAGGAAGTGCTGTGTGCAGAATCAACATACTCATAATCTAGGTCATTGTCTGGCCCGTGGAAGCAGCTGGCATAAGACAAGTGACAGCTGCACTTGTCCATGCCAGCTTTGGGGAAGAGGGTCCCCTTGACACTGGTCAAACCCAAAGGACGAGTTGTGTTGCAGCTCATAGACACTGGGGCATCTTTTTCATGGGTCACACAAAGCAGCGATCGATCTGCACCAAAGTTTCCCTCTCTGTGTGTTGATGCACCACCAGTGTCTTTGGGGGAAGGAGAACGTAGCCCCGGTGATGTGTTTAAGTGGCAGCCCTTTCTTTGCTCTGTGGTCTCCTCTGTGAGAAGAGGCGTCAGACTGCGCTGGGGCTGTCTGTGGCGACCATCCACATATAGTGCATCTTCTCTGGGTCCTCTCTCCTCTGTGCGCTGGCCACTAAGCCGCTCCGGAGGAGGATGCGCTTTCGGAGAAGCTGAGGAAAAATGCGTTTCCTTCCTTAGGGCACCTGAGTCAGAATGCTCTGCTGTCCAAGGACTTTGGTCAACAGCTTGGTCAATTTCTGCTGGGGGGGCGTCTTCTATGtccccctgctggcagggcattacTTGGTCTGTCCTGGTTCCAAACGAAAGCCAGGAGAGGCGAGTGATTATTCCCGATGCTCCGTTAAAGTCTGAAAGCAGCTCCGTGGCATTAGAGAAACCCAAATGGTTTTTATCTTCCACGCTTTTTAAGGGTTCTTCATTTAGGTTCTTGTTGGTTCTCTCTCCAGATACCATTTCAGCATCTGGTTTCACTGCACAGCTAGTGGGACCAGCTGATCCCCTTGCAAAGGGAGATGACGGCACAAGCTGTTTACATGCTTCTCCTTTATCAGCAGTGGACAGAGAATCCAGGTCTgaagctgcagcctggggcaatGGCTTGCCTCTGTAGCACCCCAATGGAGAAAGCACTGGCTCAGCACAAGGAGGTATCCCTCCTTCGCCTGGATGTGCAGACGGCTCGAGTTCACGGTGGGCTTCCAGAGCCTCCGCGGCACTCTGTGGCATCGGCTGCTCTCGTGGCACCGTGCGGGTTATACATCCAACCTCCATTTCAGAAAATGGGCGACCACAGCCACCGGGGCTGTCCCGGGCGCCTCCTGCTTGTTCTGGGTCTCTGATGTCTCCCCAATGGAAGGATATTTCAGAAGGACTTACGCAGCCACCGTCACATGCACATGCAGAACCAAGAGGCCCCAGGCTGTTCTCCGCACAGCTGGGCAACGGGGTTAGGtccaaagcttctctctcttcctggtCACCTTGGAGATGACTGGCTGAAACAGAAGGGATGACCGAGGCGGTTACCAATTTGGTTTCCATGGTGTCAGGCTCCATTTCCATGAAGGCTGACAAAGGGTTTTTACTCTCGGCTTCGCTCCGAGGCTTTAGCTGGGCAAAggtcctggcttccagcagcgGGGGCTCCCCGATAGTTTCATCCAAGGAGGATGTCATGTGAGTGAGAGAGATGAAGGGCAGCTGGGGCTCCCGTTCAGAGGCGCACGCAGGATCAGCgctctccagggcaggggatGGAGCCACCGGGAAGGTAACCTGCGACGTGTAATCCGTCTGTAGGAAAGATCTCCTCTTTCTCAGGCTCTTGGCATGCTTCAGCTCCTTCTCCTTTCTGTGCTTCTCCCTGGTGGCTTGTCTCGACATGCAGCTTTCCCCCAGGTTGCAGCACCGTGACTTCTTCAGGAAGCAGGAATCGCCCTTCCCCTCACGGGACAGTGCCTCAGAGCCTGCCAGGAAAGAAGAGAACCCAAGGGTAAGGAAATGGTAGTGTACCACACACGTGTGTGTAACTGGCTACACACAGAGGGCCACGGGTTGTTCATGGGATCTCCTGGACTGATGAGAACCAGGCATCGGGGATGGCAGCCATCTTGGCTGAGACActggggattgaactggggaacCTTGAGCACTAAAAGCGCGAGCTGCTATCGCTTGAGCTAAAGCTCTGTAAATGGGGAGCTGTGACGAACTTGTGCCTTACTCGGCACAGAGGGGGTAGCTCATAGGATGGTTTAGGTTCAGTACCAAGCAGAAGTTAGGTTTGGGGCCTAAGCATACAGAGTATAGGAGACAGAGTGTTATGGGAAAGGAAGAATTAGGAAGGACGTGACTCAGGGTTAATTACACTAACTGCTGAACAGGGGCTAGTCTAGCAGTGTTACAAGCTGCTGGTCATGCTAGCTGGTTTCTGCAGGGGTTTTAAACGAGTGTTTTTGAGAATGTGATCTCTATTGATAGCATGGGGCTGACGGGGATGCAGCTGTTTACAATCCACACTACTGAAGTTAAGAGCCCATAAGGCGGTGGTAGAACTAGAATTCAGGGAAAGGGCAGTTTCATGTTAATTATAAAAGGAGTAAATTCATGAAAAAGGTATGGTTAGGTTCCAGGATAGGCAGGCTGTAGCTCACTCTGTTGTCCGGGGACGTATCACCCGTTGACACACCATTTCATCTTGGCGTGGGAGTATAATTGTAGCTAATGGCATGGCTGTTTGCTTAACGaatcatttttcttttgaaaacctTTTCTTCTTCGTGGCTCACTCTAGGCCTTAATTGGTGGGGGTGATGGATGGATACAGTGGCCTTGGAATTTCTGTCTGGTTTCAGGCTGGAACTAGGGGGAAAGAAGTGAAGGCTCTGTGAGTGCCCCTAGCTCTGCATTTCTGTGTCGTCCCGAGTTGGGCTGTAAAATGGAATGGTGGTTTGTGATCCGTCTGAGGGGAAGAGACAGGAAGCCGCAGTGTGTTCTCCTGAGGCTTTGGGGATCCGTTTAAGCAATAGAATTTTTCAGCTTCTAGTCCGGGGATTTCCTCAGGTTTTAAGAATGTCTAAGAATCATTGCTCAGTATCAGGGGTCAGGCAAGCCTGGCAGGAATGGGTCCCTATCTCCTTCCTGGCAGCCTCCCACCATCACAGCATCTCCTCCCGCCCATTCTCTGGACTGAGCCACTTGGTCCCTAcacgcctttcccgcttcctttTCTTCTGGCCTGTTCCTGTATCTACACCTCCCAGGATTTCTGCCAGCCCACACCACCCCCGAGCACAGCTGTCAGCCTCTGGGCCTGCTGCACCTCCCACAGCATTCATGGGGaccacacacactttgcaaagtccATCATGTACACAGCAAACACAACAAACGCCCATGGGTACTACGGAGGCTTAAAGACACGTGTACCTTTAAATAACATGCGTGTTCCATATGTGTCTGTACTCTGGTGTTCTTGTGATAGCGGGCGGGGTTTTGAGAATGCCGAACTGTTTTAGGAGCACAGGTCCCATGACTTTCACTGAGACGGGTGCTCTGAACTCACCTGGGTGCTACTGAAAAATCCCACCCAACCCTATCGCGCTGATATCGATGTGCTCTCTCTGCACGGCATTTCTGCCTGCGAGGGATTCATTCTTGGAGAAGGGACATTTAAAGCTCATTTGCGAGTCCAGAGAGCTTCAGGAAAACCTTGGGAAACTGAACAAGGGGGACGTGTTCTCGGCATTGTGGATCTGACACGTGACCATCCCTAGGTTCGTTATTCATCACTCATCCAGTCGTACCACCCTAGTACCCCAAGAATGATCAGGTCTTGTTGTGCCAGGTGCACAGGGTAAGCGAGCATCCCTGCCCTACTGAGCTGATTTATTATATAACCTCTTCTCTGAGCGCACCTGCCAGGGCATCTGTTGGGGTCAGCCGGTCCGCAGCATCGTAGAATTCATCCTCGGAGCTGGTGTCCCCAAAGCCCGGAGGCGGGTGCAGGATGAGGTCATTCTCCTCCGCTGTTGGATCTACCTTGCAGAGTCCCTCCTGCTGGCCCGACTCAGCCGGCAAGTCCTTCACAGAGCCATTCCCTGGGCTATGATTGAGGATGCTTCTCTCTCCGTTGCTGCCTGGGGATATGCTGGAGCAGAGACTGTAATACTCCATCACGTTCTCTTCTGACAGCTTGGTCTTGAGCGCCGAAGCATCCGCCTCATTCTCCCCTCTTTGCTCGGGGCTTGTCTGCTTCGGCACAGGGTGGCTTCCTTGGGATAACTGCAAGAAACAAAGGAAATCTTCAGACtctgccccactgctcccctcctTGTTGGCCAGAGCGAAGATGCTCTTGTCTTGGCAGTTGAGTTCTTGAATAGTGGGTGTGAAAAACTGGAGGAACTGTGgcctgctggaggagcaggcctCTAAGTCGTCCTCCTCCAGAGCGTCCATCGAGTCACTTGAGCCACTGGTCTTGCATCCTCTGCTCTCAGTATTGGCTGAGTCAGAAGCTTCGGACGCACTGTCCGTCACGTCACTCCTGCTTCCGGGGTTTCtgctctctggctccagctcaggcagctcctcctgctctgcctcctcctcacACAGAGGTTGGATGCTGCCAGGGTTCAGCCAGGGGGGGTCCAAAAAGCGCTCTGCAGAGGAATCCAATTCCCAAGAGTCTTCGGAGTCGCTGCAGGCTCTCGACTCGTACCCTGCAATGTAAAGAGCACAGGCCAATGCAAACAGCTGGGTACAGCAGCCGAACTagcacagaagcagcagcaatcaGTCCCCTTGCACTCCTAGAAAGAGACCCACTCCTGTGACTGCTGCTCGGATTCTGAACAAATGAGCAGGGCCACGACCTGCAAGCAGAGACCAGTGCTGGACCTGGTCACTAATACAGTCTAATGCCTAGATTCCCAGGCTGACGGGCCCACTGGGCCCACCTAGTCTGACCTGCCTGGTAACATAGAGCTTTCCGACAGGAATTCCAGCCCTGATTTACAAAttgtggtggattccccatcacgGACAACTCCCCGTGAGTCggttcagtggttaattactctcactgttaaaacgTTACaccctatttccagtctgaatttgtctggcttcaccTTCCTGCCTTTGGAGCgcgttagacctttctctgctagatcgaAGAGCCCattcttaaatatttgttctccaggTAGGTACTAttgactgatcaagtcaccccttaacctctttgttaagctacataaattgagctccttgagtctatcactatacggcaggttctttaatcattctcgtggctcttctttgaaccctctcctaCCTGTggtttattattgttgttataatGATAATTATTCTTATTATTTCAGTAGTGCCTAGGCGCCCGCGTCATGGAccaggccccactgtgccaggtgctgtacagacacagaacaaagggacagtccctgcccccacgtAGCTTCCAGGGTAAGCAGAAAGAGCACAGTCTTTCCAATAGCTTCAAGGAGTTGTGAGCCGGGAGATGGGGCTCCAGAGAGGACTAACTTCCTAGCAGAAAACTCTGCACCTGACATGTGTCTACGGTGGCAGATGCTCCTAAGTGATCAGTCAACTCGCCACCCTCTCGTTCTTACCTTCTTCTGTGGAGATGCGGTGGGCCTGCTGCTTAGCCTCCCCCCACATGAATATGGTGATGCCCGAGTCTACACACAGCCTGTAGTAACCTGCAATGAGGCAGGCGAGATCCTTGGCACTGTTTGATTCTAGCATCAGCGTCAGCAActgtaacaaaaaaaatgtgttaGGCCCCCTTCGTGACCTGCAGAGATGTGCACTAAATAAAAGGACATTCCCCATCTCCCAGATACCGAGAAGTGAATTACAGAGTGGGCCACAAGGTGGAAAGGGAAAACAGATTTTTCTTTGATGCCCAATGTCCTACTGAGGAAGGGcagccaaatatttttgaaagGAATCTCATTTTCCTTGACCGGGTTGCATCTTTTCTACTGGTTCTCCTGTCTCCCTTTGCATTGTATCCAATGCAAAATATTTTACCTTAAAAGAATTGTCAAGGGACAGTTAATCGCCGATAAATACAGTCTGCCAGCGTGTCAAATGGTGAGGCACTCGGAGACAAGCTGCCTTCTGAGTGCACTGTTAAAGCACACTGGCCATGATAGCCAGTGATATACTATAAAAGTAACTATGAAAAAAGTCCCACCACTGCATTTATGAAGATAACTGAAACAGCAAAACAAACACGTCGCTGTCTTTACTAGCATTAAGAATTCAATTAGACTGTTAGATCGTTGAGAAGATCAAAGAGCAACTCTCCCAACTCACGCACCAGTTGAAGCTGCAATTACCTTCACATCCTGAAGGTAGATTTTTACCATGCTCGCTTTCTCAGACTCTTCAGTAAGCTCCAGCCTGCTGATGTTAGCAAACTCTGCCAGAGGGGTTATGATGTTGAGCTTGTTATTGATAATCTGGCTGATTCCATACTTAGCTCCGACCAGCAAGACGACATACGATTCCCTGTCCTGTAGCTACCGGAGAAAGGTGGGTTAGAATCCAGCCTTAATAGAAATCGAAACAGGAACCTCGTGACAGGGTGGGACGTAGAATCCTGAGTTGTGCATTATGGCTTGGCACGTTTCAATTAGGGGAAGTGGCCAACTTCTACTGGCCCCCAAACCTGACTAGTAGGTAGCTCCAGTTTGGGGGCTTCCGAGACAGCTCCCACAGACAGCAGTGCAGAGGCAGAGACTAAAGCGAGATGGAGGGTGCCTGCCTCACTGGGTACATCTACATGGTCCCTGGGAGGGTGCTTCCCTGCACGGCTGGACGGAGGCGAGCAAGCGTGCTAGAAATAGCAGTGAGGCTGTGGTGGCACAGGCATATGTACCCACAGGAGTGGGCAGCATTGTACTTGGGCAGCTGGCCACGCTGGCGCTAGCTGCCTATCCGTGCTGGGAGGAtcctcccagctgcagggccgGTTCTAGGGTTCAGgtaccaggggagggggagggggtattTGCACGCTCCTGGCTGTTGCTATTCAAACAACAAGCCACCTTCCAGAAGGCCAAAGGCTAGTTCGACTCCTGGAAAATCGGGGATTTTAAGAGTTTAAAACAGTAAAACGTGGCGGCTGGGTCAGTATTTTGCTGTGATTTAGAATTTCTATAAAAGGATGAAGACTCTCCAGCCTGCTGTTCCACTGGCTAACTCTGGACACCTTTGCACATAGTTTGGCCTTTCTGACAATCAATCGGGGCCCCCTGAAGataggttttttttgggggggggggagaatgtcCCCTTTTCTACCCCTCCCTCTGCCAGTGCCAGGCCTGCCCACCTGCTGTGGAGACGTACCCACCTGTGGTTGAGAGAGACACGGAGCCGGTGGGGGATGGCCAGGGCTCGGGGTTGCCAGGGCCTGCATTGAGCTGACGGAGAGTTGTTGGTCTCCCAGGAAGGGGACACTAGCCCGCTACATGGagctccagccccactgcccacacTTTGGCGGGTGGGGCTCTTTCAGTCTATCGACTGGGGCTGGTGGGATTTTAGGGGTTGTTGTTGGAAGATCATGTGTTTAACATCCTGGCTTCCtttgcctgctcctgcccccatcttTTAATTTACCCCTGTCCCTCGTGGGAATAAAATGCTGGGCCTCTTTCTGCCGGTCCTTCATTTACCATAGCTGGGAATTGCACCAGCCTGGTTGTCGGATGGGCTGCGGGCTTCGGCGCTGAACGCTGCGAACCCAGAGCTCATCGGCCCCAAGGTGGCTCACCGAGGAGAGAGGATTAATGGGATCTCCCTCCCATGGGCATCTACAGCCTTTTAAGTGACTCCCCCCCAGAGTCTAACGATCCACTTGTAAGACATTCCGCCACTCGAGAGCCAGGACACAGCCCCCTTCCTCCCAATGGGGTTGCCCCATCAATCTCACGGCAGAGACGCACACTGGGGTGATCAGCGCCCAGGCACATCGCTATGCCCTTCGCTCTCCCGGAGCTGGcgtcggggggaggggagcaagagTTCTGTGCTCTGAAACGTGTTAGCTCCCTACTGCCCAAGAaaaatcactctctctctctctcatgaaaTACTGACATTTCCCCACAGAAAACAGACACTGTTCTGGAAAAAAGTCATTgaatcaaaaacccaattttccactgACAGTTTAGAGATGGAATATTTTCAACTCGTCCTACTCGGCGTGACTACGGGTAGAGCAATAGTAATCCACTGGTGAGCAGAGCTGGCCCTTGGTCCAGCGAGTCAGGGTGACCGCCCCAGGCCCCGCGCTTCGGGGGGCCCCGCAGGAAGCGGGCAGGGAGGTGAGGCAGGTGAGTGAGCAGGGTGAGGAGGTGAACGGGGGGGGGGCGagcagtgagcaggcaggcaaggGGGGGGCAAGGAGTAGCCCCCCTACCggaacctcctcctccccccagtgcctcctgcccgtcgacaggccccaccaatcagcgcctccccctctctctcagTGCCTGCTGCAGATCAGCTGGTTCGCGGggtcaggaggtgctgggggggagaggggaggagtgagggcgcAGCAcgctgaggggagggggcggagtgggggtgggaagaagcagggcaggggtggggccttgggggaaaaagggtggagtggggacagagcCGGGGTGGGGAGAAAGGTACCATctggcagattagaaactcgcCACCTATATCCCGGGGCCCCCACacccctagggacagccctgctggTGAGTGTTCATTCCAGGCCCCCGTCTCCGCCTGGTCCTCAGAGGACATGAGCGTCACAGCTGCCAGCTCTAGAACCTGGCTCTCTAGCATAAACTGCGGCAGTTCCTGCTGTTAGCTCTGGAGGTCCTTGATTCAATCCCATGTGTCAGCCAAGGTTGTGTCGTGCCTTATGTCAGGAGACCTTCTTTCAAAGGGaaaacatcatagaatcatagaatatcagggttggaagagacctcaggaggtcacctggtccaaccccctgctcaaagcaggaccaaacccaactaaatcatcccagccagggctttgtcaagcctgaccttaaaaacctctaaggaaggagattccaccacctgcctaggtaacccattgcagtgcttcaccaccctcctagtgaaatagcatttcctaatatcctgcctagacctctcccactgcaacttgagaccattgctcggagcggctctaggtattttgccaccccaagcacggcaggcaggctgccttcggcggcatgcctgcgggaggtccgccaaagctgcaggaccagcggaccctccacaggcaagccaccaaaggcaacctgcctgccgccctcgcggcgaccggcagagcgccccccgtggcttgccaccccaggcacgcgcttggcgtgctggggcctggagccacccctgccattgctccttgttctgtcatctgccaccactgagaacagccaagctccatcctctttggaaccctccttcaggtagttgaaagcagctatcaaatcccccttcactcttctcttctgcagactaaacaagcccagttccctcaacctcccctcataagtcatgtgctccagccccctaataattttcattgccctccactggacttgctccaatttgtccacatcctttctgtagtgaggggcccaaaactggacacaatactccagatgtggcctcaccagtgcccaatagagggaataatcacttccctctatctgctggcaacgcttctactaatgcagcccaatatgccattagcattcttggcaacaagggcacactgctgacttacCCATTTTCAGGGGAGATTAAATCTTGGCCCAAACCAATGCCCACGGAACAACGGACCAATCACATCTGAAGAGCCACAAGACCTACTCTGAATGCCACACCTGCGCTTTTTAACAACACATAAATAAAAGGATCCTCAGCGACTGGTTTCACTGCAAAGGAGCTATGCTGGTTCGCACTGGCTGAGGATTTAGAATGCGACTGCTGGAAAGGGCCCAAGAGAAATGAACATGTTTAGTTGAAGCAGCCACGccaacaccccccgccccccgataGGGAGCGTGGGCAGCATGGCAGAGGGAGCGTGGGTGGAGGGATGTGAAGGAAGACATGGGGAAGCATTATGGATTGTTCCAGGGAGCTGCTCTGATGCAGAactgggagaaagcatgaaggttgAGGGCAAATATGACTAATGGGTGATGAAGCGGGTGTTGCTTGCAGAACAAATCTGGGGGAGATACCCCAGCAGCAGGTTAATGGGTTGTTTTTGACTCTCAGCTGTTAAAAAAATTAGACACGCTTTACAGAAAGTGCGCTTTAATCAAGGCGAGGCTTGGTCAGTTTCAGCATAGTGCTAAAAATATGACTCCCATTGCACGAGTTTGTTTTCCACAGCATGGTAACAACACACACAGAAAGGACGGCCAGAGAAAACACAAAGATTTGCCAAAAATCACAGACAAATGAATGCACATACCATTAGGGTGGCATTAAAGATTTTCCCGCTATACATTTTCAGGTCTCCAAGAATCTGCAGGTAGCTCAGACGCACCTGTGTGGCCGAGAGGACGTGCTTGGagtttaaagaaaagaaatattgcTGAGAAAGTTACAAACCAATCACTGGGACAAGCTGGGCGTGTGAGTAAAGGGGTTAC includes:
- the FRMPD1 gene encoding FERM and PDZ domain-containing protein 1 isoform X4; the protein is MEDLETNLFQTRNARRIEQMVARWLRRSRDSISRGRSSVVDVPSDGLNQPVTQVKLTVTVHKDLLLGHYGFEISPNPPLTITSVAAGSTADGKLLPGDHILMINNEAVEDISIEQAADLLREPEDSLLLTVLRCTSGGPKSSFLTAEKRARLKTNPVKVRFAEEVLVNGHTQGNALLCVPNVLKVYLENGQTKAFRFDTTTTVKDIILTLKEKLSIQSIEHFALALEEQYNISKLYLLHEDELIEQVVQRKDSHDFRCLFRVCFIPKDPLDLLQEDPVTFEYLYLQSCSDVLQERFAVEMKCSVALRLAALHIQERIYACAQPQKVSFKYIEKDWGIENFISPTLLRNMKGKDIKKAISFHMKRNQILLDPRQKLQDRESYVVLLVGAKYGISQIINNKLNIITPLAEFANISRLELTEESEKASMVKIYLQDVKLLTLMLESNSAKDLACLIAGYYRLCVDSGITIFMWGEAKQQAHRISTEEGYESRACSDSEDSWELDSSAERFLDPPWLNPGSIQPLCEEEAEQEELPELEPESRNPGSRSDVTDSASEASDSANTESRGCKTSGSSDSMDALEEDDLEACSSSRPQFLQFFTPTIQELNCQDKSIFALANKEGSSGAESEDFLCFLQLSQGSHPVPKQTSPEQRGENEADASALKTKLSEENVMEYYSLCSSISPGSNGERSILNHSPGNGSVKDLPAESGQQEGLCKVDPTAEENDLILHPPPGFGDTSSEDEFYDAADRLTPTDALAGSEALSREGKGDSCFLKKSRCCNLGESCMSRQATREKHRKEKELKHAKSLRKRRSFLQTDYTSQVTFPVAPSPALESADPACASEREPQLPFISLTHMTSSLDETIGEPPLLEARTFAQLKPRSEAESKNPLSAFMEMEPDTMETKLVTASVIPSVSASHLQGDQEEREALDLTPLPSCAENSLGPLGSACACDGGCVSPSEISFHWGDIRDPEQAGGARDSPGGCGRPFSEMEVGCITRTVPREQPMPQSAAEALEAHRELEPSAHPGEGGIPPCAEPVLSPLGCYRGKPLPQAAASDLDSLSTADKGEACKQLVPSSPFARGSAGPTSCAVKPDAEMVSGERTNKNLNEEPLKSVEDKNHLGFSNATELLSDFNGASGIITRLSWLSFGTRTDQVMPCQQGDIEDAPPAEIDQAVDQSPWTAEHSDSGALRKETHFSSASPKAHPPPERLSGQRTEERGPREDALYVDGRHRQPQRSLTPLLTEETTEQRKGCHLNTSPGLRSPSPKDTGGASTHREGNFGADRSLLCVTHEKDAPVSMSCNTTRPLGLTSVKGTLFPKAGMDKCSCHLSYASCFHGPDNDLDYEYVDSAHSTSSRPLTTPPAAGSLSFLDQPPARTMDERNCVAAEPSVSENGPWPESHPEALGQLRERAGKSSADFSPFLANVAELQAIVRQFSGNRTKHPRDTCAEHYSEHKQVLCAESRKLMASCQKVLQPDSPSEALPGALQETFQDLMQLTALCFRFTACGLCGRRHKELTVNLKDVVCTYHQFVRAALQTGGKGCPDLSATLLARQGTALTAAVFCLTQQFRAAPAV